Proteins encoded by one window of Lathyrus oleraceus cultivar Zhongwan6 chromosome 1, CAAS_Psat_ZW6_1.0, whole genome shotgun sequence:
- the LOC127092250 gene encoding actin-related protein 6 isoform X2 — MSTTTQVVVLDNGGGLIKAGFGGERDPSAILPNCLHKPLASKKWLHPNPLNTPASAEQDLTSASVRRPMDRGYLINPDLQREIWSHLFTSILRINPSQSSLLLTEPLFSLPSIQHSLDELVFEDFNFTSLYVADSPSLVHLYETSRSPNGLLSKAQCSLVVDCGFSFTHASPVFQNFTLNYAVKRIDLGGKALTNYLKELISFRSVNVMDETFIIDDVKENLCFVSVDVPRHLNIARKSGKENLLRCTYVLPDGVSHTKGFVKYPEQANRYLSDGKEMKEDVDDHEEILQQQHENNRQKVDLTKNEFDLTNERFLVPEMIFRPADLGFTCVLCKMLNKMICRNEPGWITGLYCASSKCLPSSPPSGTL; from the exons ATGTCAACCACCACCCAAGTGGTGGTTCTCGACAACGGCGGAGGTCTAATCAAAGCCGGCTTCGGCGGCGAACGCGACCCATCCGCCATTCTCCCGAACTGTCTCCACAAACCCCTCGCCTCCAAAAAATGGCTCCACCCAAATCCCCTAAACACCCCCGCCTCCGCCGAACAAGACCTCACCTCCGCCTCCGTCCGCCGTCCCATGGATCGCGGCTACCTGATAAACCCCGACCTCCAACGCGAAATCTGGTCCCACCTCTTCACCTCAATCCTCCGCATAAACCCTTCGCAATCCTCTCTCCTCCTCACAGAACCCCTCTTCTCTCTCCCCTCAATTCAACACTCCCTCGACGAACTCGTCTTCGAAGATTTCAACTTCACCTCCCTCTACGTCGCCGACTCCCCTTCCTTAGTTCATCTCTACGAAACCAGCCGCAGCCCCAACGGACTTCTCTCAAAAGCCCAATGCAGTCTCGTCGTCGATTGCGGTTTCTCCTTCACACATGCTTCACCTGTATTCCAAAACTTCACTCTTAACTACGCTGTTAAGAGAATCGATTTAGGTGGTAAAGCCCTAACGAATTACCTCAAGGAGCTTATCTCGTTTCGCTCTGTTAATGTCATGGATGAAACCTTCATCATTGATGATGTAAAGGAGAATCTCTGCTTTGTTTCCGTCGATGTCCCTCGACACCTTAACATTGCTAGAAAGAGTGGAAAAGAGAATCTTCTGAGGTGTACTTATGTTCTTCCTGATGGTGTCTCGCACACAAAAGGGTTTGTTAAATATCCAGAACAAGCTAACAGGTATCTTTCTGATGGTAAGGAAATGAAGGAGGATGTGGATGATCACGAGGAAATTCTCCAACAACAACATGAGAACAATAGACAGAAAGTTGATTTGACGAAAAat GAATTTGACTTGACCAATGAACGGTTTCTTGTCCCGGAGATGATTTTCCGTCCAGCTGATTTGG GTTTTACCTGTGTTCTCTGCAAAATGCTGAACAAAATGATTTGCAGGAATGAACCAGGCTGGATTACCGGATTGTATTGTGCGAGCAGTAAATGCCTGCCATCCTCACCTCCATCCGGTACTCTATGA
- the LOC127092250 gene encoding actin-related protein 6 isoform X1, protein MSTTTQVVVLDNGGGLIKAGFGGERDPSAILPNCLHKPLASKKWLHPNPLNTPASAEQDLTSASVRRPMDRGYLINPDLQREIWSHLFTSILRINPSQSSLLLTEPLFSLPSIQHSLDELVFEDFNFTSLYVADSPSLVHLYETSRSPNGLLSKAQCSLVVDCGFSFTHASPVFQNFTLNYAVKRIDLGGKALTNYLKELISFRSVNVMDETFIIDDVKENLCFVSVDVPRHLNIARKSGKENLLRCTYVLPDGVSHTKGFVKYPEQANRYLSDGKEMKEDVDDHEEILQQQHENNRQKVDLTKNEFDLTNERFLVPEMIFRPADLGMNQAGLPDCIVRAVNACHPHLHPVLYESIILTGGSTLFPHFAERLEKELRPLVPDDYDVKITTQEDPLLGVWRGGSLLASSPDFDSMCVTKAEYEELGSARCRKRFFH, encoded by the exons ATGTCAACCACCACCCAAGTGGTGGTTCTCGACAACGGCGGAGGTCTAATCAAAGCCGGCTTCGGCGGCGAACGCGACCCATCCGCCATTCTCCCGAACTGTCTCCACAAACCCCTCGCCTCCAAAAAATGGCTCCACCCAAATCCCCTAAACACCCCCGCCTCCGCCGAACAAGACCTCACCTCCGCCTCCGTCCGCCGTCCCATGGATCGCGGCTACCTGATAAACCCCGACCTCCAACGCGAAATCTGGTCCCACCTCTTCACCTCAATCCTCCGCATAAACCCTTCGCAATCCTCTCTCCTCCTCACAGAACCCCTCTTCTCTCTCCCCTCAATTCAACACTCCCTCGACGAACTCGTCTTCGAAGATTTCAACTTCACCTCCCTCTACGTCGCCGACTCCCCTTCCTTAGTTCATCTCTACGAAACCAGCCGCAGCCCCAACGGACTTCTCTCAAAAGCCCAATGCAGTCTCGTCGTCGATTGCGGTTTCTCCTTCACACATGCTTCACCTGTATTCCAAAACTTCACTCTTAACTACGCTGTTAAGAGAATCGATTTAGGTGGTAAAGCCCTAACGAATTACCTCAAGGAGCTTATCTCGTTTCGCTCTGTTAATGTCATGGATGAAACCTTCATCATTGATGATGTAAAGGAGAATCTCTGCTTTGTTTCCGTCGATGTCCCTCGACACCTTAACATTGCTAGAAAGAGTGGAAAAGAGAATCTTCTGAGGTGTACTTATGTTCTTCCTGATGGTGTCTCGCACACAAAAGGGTTTGTTAAATATCCAGAACAAGCTAACAGGTATCTTTCTGATGGTAAGGAAATGAAGGAGGATGTGGATGATCACGAGGAAATTCTCCAACAACAACATGAGAACAATAGACAGAAAGTTGATTTGACGAAAAat GAATTTGACTTGACCAATGAACGGTTTCTTGTCCCGGAGATGATTTTCCGTCCAGCTGATTTGG GAATGAACCAGGCTGGATTACCGGATTGTATTGTGCGAGCAGTAAATGCCTGCCATCCTCACCTCCATCCGGTACTCTATGAAAG CATCATTTTAACTGGTGGAAGCACCTTGTTTCCTCATTTTGCTGAGAGACT AGAGAAGGAGCTTCGGCCTCTAGTTCCTGATGATTATGATGTGAAGATAACTACACAAGAAGA TCCCCTATTAGGTGTTTGGCGTGGAGGGTCTCTCCTGGCATCGAGTCCAGATTTTGATTCAATGTGCGTGACTAAGGCTGAGTATGAGGAGCTTGGTTCTGCTAGATGTCGCAAGAGATTTTTTCATTGA